The genomic interval cattccgcaatcacccccagcacctcctcccctttccacggcacctttccatgcaagtgcaggagatgcaacacctgtccttttacctcctccgttcccgctatccagggccccaaatactccttccagctgaaacagcgatttacttgtacttctttcaatttagtatactgtattcgttgctcacgatgtggtctcctctacagcgtagattgagtgaccgttttgcggaacacccctgttcagtccgcaagtgtgaccgacTTCCGgtagcctgtcactttaattctccactccattcccactctgacatctctgtcctcggtctcctacactgttccaacgaagctcaatgcaagctcaaggaacagcacctcatctttcgtttaggcacattacagccttctggactcaacatcgagttcaaaaatttcagagacaatctttggctctctttccgcagccctcctccccccccccccccccccaccccccccaccctcaaccTGTTTCTTTATTTCTCCTTGTCtcgaatggcagttggtcattatcctgccattcacaccctatcttgactaatgtttttctaactcctggcattgccatttgaatttgggccatcatccattttgtctctctaatctctcctgtcttccaacctatcacagaccttcccttttgttctttcttcccctctccctttcagtgcttgttaaaaatctgttatttccgaacactctccagttctgatgaagggtcatcgacccgagacattaactctgcttcctctccacagatgctgcctgacctgctgagatttccagcattttctgtttttattccagattccagcatccgcagtattttgctttaggattacgtaggatatatggcatagaaacataccattcggcctaaccagtccatgccggcgtttacactccactcgagcctcctcctgtctttcctcatctaactatcagcataatcctctattcccttcttcctcatatgcttgtcaagcctccctttaaatgcatctatactattcgcttcaaccactccctgtgtagcgagttccacattcgcaccactctttgggcaaagaagtctcttctgaattccctattggatttcttggtgactatcttatattgatgggctctaattatgctcttcccaataagtggaaacattctctctgtatcattCATAATGTTAAAGCCCTCTATTAGGTAaccactcagccttcttttttcaagagaaaagagacccagcttatctatcctttcctgataggtatacactctcatttctggtatcatacttGTAAACCTTCTTTGTACcctctgtggtctaaccaaggtttgatgtaagtttaacataacttcactactttcccATTCTATAACAATTCCATTTTATAATAATCGATCCCAATAATTGGGCATTGCCCAATATGGTAGTCCCTGGAtactgcatagtccagagacacaagtctgcattttcttcaactgACATCAACGTTAGAAGCAGGTACAAACACTGTGGCCTTCCTGTGGCAAGCCACTGGTCTCTAGTTTTTTCTTATCCTAACAATATTTTGAATCTGAACTTTCTCTGGTGAAAAAATCCAATTTCCATCAcacctctcatcttccattcacttcaattgaaagGTAACGGACAGATTGTaccagtcaggatttgaaagatatttacaacagattctagatgTTCTTAGAGTTGGGATCTTTCTCTATTTTGCCTACtcaaggagttagataacagactttctctttTGCAGATAGAACTGGGTTTTGTGATCCTGGGCTTGTTACCAAGATATTCCCTGCATACCAAGGCTAGGAGGGGCAcactggaaggtatggggagctgggacttgtccatgagagtaatcgaatgtatgagaactgaaataatctagttAGGAAGGAGAAATGgccccaaaatggagcagtcggtaacacGACAACAATTCGTCACCTCTCatcatggagacatcaaatatcgacagacTGTTACTTGAAGTATCAAAATATTAAACGCCAGCCCAGTTATAGGAgttattaatatcagcagaaacaaaatcCACTGTCAGAATGGAgatgattcagtcaggatgtgattaacagcagcagaaCAGCAGTATCTAAGccttgcaatcacttgtgaacttgctggtgtctcatcAGTTTGGGTGACTGatcgaatctctttccacactcagagcaagtgaacggtctctccccagtgtgaacttgttggtgtttcagcaggtgggatgattgagtgaatcccttctcacacacggagcaggtgaatggcctctctccagtgtgcactcgctggtgtttccgcaggtcggatgaccgagtgaatcccttcccacactcagagcaagtgaacggtctctccccagtgtgaactcgctggtgatttagAAGGTGGGATGAAGaaatgaattccttcccacactcaaagcaggtgaacggcctctccccggtgtgaactcgctggtgtctcagcaggtgggataactgagtgaatccattcgcacagttggagcaggtgaacggcctctccccagtgtgaactcgctggtgtatcagcagattggatgatttagtgaatcccttcccacactcagcacaggtgaatggcctctccccagtgtgaactcgctcgtgtatcagcagattggatgaacaagtgaatcccttcccacactcagagcaggtgaacggccactcaCCAGTGTGAATGcaccgatgaatttccagctcagaagggtaattgaatcccttcccacaatcctcacatttccacggtttctccatggtacgggtgtccttgtgactctccaggttggacgatcagttgaagcctcatccacacacagaacacatgtacagtttctccccgctgtgaaaggTGCAATGTTTTTCCAGGCTGtgcaactggttaaagctcttttcacAATCAGTGCActagaacactctcactcgggtgtgtgtgtctcggtgcttttccagacacactgatgtttgaaatcttttcccacaagcagaacaaacaattctccttccacattcaaaggctgatgatattcaggtcctgatgaatcgattgactctgtcagatcttgacatgatgtttggtttgagtttcccatctgcaaatctccctttctaatacgctgtaaaaggagatgacaaaactcatcactgcaaatacaggacagaaattcagaacaggcaATTCTCGTCTCTATGGATGATTCCTTCCTCTCTTGTTTCTCTAAATCTGTAaatcccatcccacacactctccctcctccctgtgctgaaatccaaacagaTCACATGGCTCAATACTGTTTATCCTCCATTTGCAccatctctggctgggttcagttctacactcactggttcccctccctctcctcccctgaaggtgtcgactctggctgggttcagttctgcactaatATAAAAGCAAGTAGAAGTGTCAGTGAATTAACTGGAAGAGAAGTTGCAGTAAATTTCGGTTCAATACTCACTGGTttccttctctcctcccctgacgttggctgggttcagttccgcaTTCACGGGGACCCTGAAGCCCTGCCTACTAATGGtctctgtacaaagatggccgcgcgTGCGCTCTGCCACTCAGTGCATCACAATGGTGCTGCAGAAACCGTTCGTTGTGCTTTACAAAGATGGCATCCGTCAGCCTCGGcgtgtcaccgggagaaagccccggagCTGTAAACGCGGGACCTGTAGGTTGTTAGTCAAGGTTTGCGGCTTATGCCAGGTCTTCATGAAGCCTACCAGCCATGTGAGCTACTCCCCTGCGCCCGCTGATTCATAATCAGCGGAAAACTGCGTCTCCGGGCTCGACCCGTTTCCAATCTTCGTACGGTTCTGATCAGTGACATTGCGCATGCTCCAAAAACCACCTGGTCCTGTGCCTGTCAAGTGTGAATAGGGCACATTCTCCCCCGGGGGGCATGCTGGGTCACAGCCCCGCCATTGAAAGCCCCAGTTGGTGAATGGAGATTGATTTTCTGTGACCCGATTGAGAGAAAATTAATAAATCATGCACAAACAAACCCAAGTGAACGGGCACTCTGCCACGGATCAGTTCTGGATATGATTAATAACCTCTGCAGCCACTGGCGTCTCAGCAAGTGGGGTAAATTTCTTTCCATACATAGGATATTGAAACAGCTTCTCTCCAGTATCAGTACGGTGATTGTGCATCAGCTGCTTTGATCTTGGAAAGTTTTTCTCACAGTCAGAGTTAAAGCAACTGTTCTCAATGTGGATAATctgcagtgtaaacagttgggacaACGGAGTGAATACCGTCCCACATGTAAAGTATCTAAAAGGTCTCTCCCTGGTGTGACTGTGCTGGTGTGTCAGTAAATGGGTGTAATCGATTGCATCGCTTTCCATGTACAGAgcagtgaatggattctcctcattaGGAACATGCCAGAGTGTCATTTGGTAAGATGAGcgagtgaatctctttccacactcagctgataAACAGCCTCTCCCTGATGGGTTACCACCTCAGACAGGCAACTGAATCCGTacccagtccccacatttacactgtTGATTCTTCAGGTTGAATCTGTCAAATTTTGacaatgtttggtttgagcttccctgctgcagatcctccccttctaataccctgcaactgGTGGTTACAAGAGTTGTTAACTTtaaatacaggatagaaattcagaacagacaattcgagATTCTATAAAACATTCTTTCCCCTCCCAAGCTGTAAAATCCCCATTCTACACACTTTACCTCCACccttactgtctaaaatcaacattcattATATCGGCTGGGATTTTCTTTCTCCAGAAGGCTCTGAATCTGgatgggtgcaattccacagacattagttaaTCTCTAGTGCCTCACCATCAGTCGTCTCCGTGAgagtcagcaggatttccactgtggtaggcatcacagccaagATCAATCCTGCCCTCAATTGACATCCACGCACTCCCCAGTTGACTGGATTGGAGtcaagagcaggggcactggctgatttttactcttgatagcccagtggtactgaggacaattaaagTCCCTGAACTGCTGccatggctgagatcaactaacagcccagatcaagg from Pristiophorus japonicus isolate sPriJap1 unplaced genomic scaffold, sPriJap1.hap1 HAP1_SCAFFOLD_236, whole genome shotgun sequence carries:
- the LOC139245780 gene encoding zinc finger protein 239-like; amino-acid sequence: MEKPWKCEDCGKGFNYPSELEIHRCIHTGEWPFTCSECGKGFTCSSNLLIHERVHTGERPFTCAECGKGFTKSSNLLIHQRVHTGERPFTCSNCANGFTQLSHLLRHQRVHTGERPFTCFECGKEFISSSHLLNHQRVHTGERPFTCSECGKGFTRSSDLRKHQRVHTGERPFTCSVCEKGFTQSSHLLKHQQVHTGERPFTCSECGKRFDQSPKLMRHQQVHK